CAATCCAACCTAATTCACAGATCCAAGATAATATGCGCTTCACTCTCTAAAATGCTTTTTATTTGAGCAATTTTATGTGCTATAAACCTGCGCAACATGAATTTAACAAAATATATACATGCTATTGCTGAATATAGTTAAATCTTATGCTAATGCGAGCCCTTTATAGTAGACAGATAAACTGTAAAGGCTATGATGGTACCGCCCAGAAGCTACTGGGACGGTCAAACAGGATTTTTGGCTGAAAATAAAACATAAAACAGGCTTTATTATGCAAAACAACAACTCCCTTATTTCACGCTTGGCCAATGGCAACTTAGTGCTGCAAATTTTGGTCGGTATTATTGCTGGTGTCGCACTGGCAATGATCTCACCTTCAGCAGCAACAAGCATGTCTATTTTTGGTAACCTATTCGTAGGTGCCTTGAAAGCCATCGCACCAATTTTAGTTTTCATTCTTGTTGCAGCGTCTATCGCGAGCCAAAATAAAAACTCTAGCACCAACATGCGCCCAGTGATCACGCTTTACCTTGTCGGCACCTTTTTAGCGGCACTCACTGCGGTATTGATGAGCTTTGCTTTCCCAACCTCATTGACGTTAGTAAATGCAGCAACCGGTACAACACCACCAGAAGGTATTGGTGAAGTATTAAATACACTGCTATTTAAAATCGTCGATAACCCAGTCAATGCCTTAGTTAATGCAAACTACATTGGTATTTTGGCTTGGTCTGTAGGCTTAGGTTTAGCACTTCGTCATGCAAACTCAGCAACCAAAGATATGTTCAGTGATCTCAGCCACGGCGTGTCTAGCGTAGTCCGTTTCATCATCCGCCTTGCACCAATTGGTATCTTCGGCCTAGTCGCGACAACGTTCGCAACGACAGGTTTTAAAGCCATCTCAGGTTACGCTCAATTACTTGCTGTTCTTCTAAGCTCAATGGCGATCATTGCGCTGATTGTTAACCCACTATTGGTTTACTGGAAAACGAAGCAAAATC
The Vibrio gangliei genome window above contains:
- the sstT gene encoding serine/threonine transporter SstT; the protein is MQNNNSLISRLANGNLVLQILVGIIAGVALAMISPSAATSMSIFGNLFVGALKAIAPILVFILVAASIASQNKNSSTNMRPVITLYLVGTFLAALTAVLMSFAFPTSLTLVNAATGTTPPEGIGEVLNTLLFKIVDNPVNALVNANYIGILAWSVGLGLALRHANSATKDMFSDLSHGVSSVVRFIIRLAPIGIFGLVATTFATTGFKAISGYAQLLAVLLSSMAIIALIVNPLLVYWKTKQNPYPLVFQCLRESGVTAFFTRSSAANIPVNMALCEKLKLNEDTYSVSIPLGATINMGGAAITITVLTLAAVNTLGIQVDLPTAILLSLVAAISACGASGVAGGSLLLIPLACSLFGISNDIAMQVVGVGFIIGVIQDSAETGLNSSTDVVFTAAVCRAEEAQATGQSSQA